A single genomic interval of Flavobacterium sp. N2820 harbors:
- a CDS encoding cell division protein FtsX — translation MASSFENYNKRRLISSYFSVVLSIFLVLFLLGTLGLFVINSKKISNDFKENIPMTVFFNNEANDSLLNSFDVELKNARFIKDYAFVHKDSAAKNNVDIVGKDFMEFLGFNPLQNSFDIHLKGDYVNTDSIKKIERTIRKNEMVTEIIYDKELVDLVNNNVKEISFWILIISGILTVVAMLLINSSLRLSVYSHRFTIKTMQMVGATKSFIRKPFIWTSIKLGLIGSALAIMGLIGVVIYVDGLFPSLGIAKDYVSIGIVIVGVLIVGIIITWISTFFATQRFLNLKTDDLY, via the coding sequence ATGGCATCATCATTTGAAAATTACAACAAGCGACGTTTAATTTCGTCTTACTTTTCGGTAGTTTTAAGTATCTTTTTAGTTTTATTCCTTTTGGGAACATTAGGATTGTTTGTAATTAATTCTAAAAAAATATCAAATGATTTTAAAGAAAATATTCCTATGACGGTTTTCTTTAACAATGAAGCAAATGATAGCTTGTTAAATTCATTTGATGTAGAACTAAAAAATGCAAGATTCATTAAAGATTATGCATTTGTTCACAAGGACAGTGCTGCTAAAAACAATGTTGATATTGTAGGCAAAGATTTTATGGAATTTTTAGGATTTAATCCACTACAAAATTCATTTGATATTCACTTAAAAGGCGATTACGTTAACACAGATAGCATCAAAAAAATTGAGCGTACAATTCGTAAAAATGAAATGGTTACCGAAATAATTTATGACAAAGAACTTGTCGATTTAGTAAACAATAATGTAAAAGAAATCAGTTTTTGGATTTTAATTATTAGCGGAATTTTAACTGTAGTTGCTATGCTACTAATTAATAGTTCTCTTCGCCTTTCTGTTTATTCACACCGATTTACAATTAAAACGATGCAAATGGTTGGCGCCACTAAATCTTTTATTAGAAAACCCTTCATTTGGACCAGTATCAAATTGGGTTTAATTGGTTCTGCTTTAGCAATTATGGGTTTAATTGGTGTTGTAATTTATGTAGATGGTTTATTTCCAAGCCTTGGAATTGCTAAAGATTATGTTTCTATCGGAATTGTAATTGTGGGCGTTCTAATTGTGGGCATCATCATTACTTGGATTAGCACTTTCTTTGCTACACAACGTTTTTTAAACTTAAAAACAGATGATTTGTATTAA
- a CDS encoding WG repeat-containing protein, translated as MSFKINFFSIVFLFHFLSLSAQEIAIPFRNGNLWGISNEAGKMLIEPKFDQLEFPNSYENANDYMISKLNGLEGLIIDGKEILKPKYTSIYNDDGFFNVRSTENGSQQDILLPDGTSIFEKPFINILSRFEINKNHKLFHVLNQNLTESLFIYDMKLLKKVQVLYDNYHSISLFKTRNEITKVSQLYFLVKKTATSNLLVENWTSNAIPLVKINSGFQYLKEDEFLRFFADKYYSSKNNDYYSGSETGEVMEVVEYTGSSDRMEDAPMAIPYDERTIISETQEFKEKHWKHNLVVKDNKLFMESYEDRNYKNKKTKEIPVEIPANEIKLSYGSFYLKKENGSDNYSNFIRYPKNGKTIVIFPYDINTKIEFDFIDERSFQIKENNSTKETVYLVGKKDKNNQLKYGLYSNARKQIIDFEYDEFTNIQHYSNDGTFLFKVKKNNKFGVIQADGKILLPANFSDLKEVHNNYRSGTKVFQIQNNTKFGLIYLTNSEIKALEPIFDYPIKGVIPKYPEYKNNKISSAKKNPKTISLIELKDESGEFMGYADFNGKQFFKD; from the coding sequence ATGTCATTCAAAATTAACTTTTTTTCAATTGTTTTTTTATTCCATTTTCTTTCACTTTCGGCACAAGAAATTGCAATTCCTTTCCGCAATGGAAATTTATGGGGAATTTCTAATGAAGCTGGTAAAATGCTGATTGAACCCAAGTTTGATCAATTAGAATTTCCTAATTCTTATGAAAATGCAAACGATTATATGATTTCTAAACTAAATGGTTTAGAAGGATTGATTATTGATGGAAAAGAAATTTTAAAGCCAAAATACACATCTATTTATAATGACGATGGCTTTTTTAATGTAAGATCAACCGAAAATGGAAGCCAGCAAGACATTCTGTTGCCTGATGGAACTTCAATATTTGAAAAACCTTTTATAAATATCTTGTCTCGATTCGAAATTAACAAAAATCACAAATTATTTCATGTTTTGAATCAAAATTTAACCGAAAGCTTGTTTATTTATGATATGAAATTATTGAAAAAAGTACAAGTTTTGTATGACAATTACCATTCGATTTCGCTTTTTAAAACCAGAAATGAAATAACAAAAGTGAGTCAATTATATTTTTTGGTTAAAAAAACAGCAACTAGCAATTTACTTGTTGAAAATTGGACAAGTAATGCAATTCCACTGGTAAAAATCAATTCGGGCTTTCAGTATTTAAAAGAAGATGAATTCTTGCGGTTTTTTGCTGATAAATATTATTCAAGCAAAAATAATGATTATTATTCGGGTTCTGAAACTGGAGAAGTAATGGAAGTAGTAGAATATACTGGTTCATCAGATAGAATGGAAGATGCGCCAATGGCAATTCCTTATGATGAAAGAACAATTATTTCTGAAACTCAAGAATTCAAAGAGAAACATTGGAAACATAATTTGGTTGTAAAAGATAATAAACTCTTTATGGAAAGCTATGAAGATAGAAATTATAAAAATAAAAAAACAAAAGAAATTCCAGTTGAAATTCCAGCAAATGAAATCAAATTATCGTATGGCTCGTTTTATTTAAAAAAAGAAAATGGTTCTGATAATTATAGTAATTTCATTCGCTATCCAAAAAATGGTAAAACAATTGTTATTTTTCCATATGACATAAATACAAAAATTGAATTTGACTTTATTGATGAAAGAAGTTTTCAAATAAAGGAAAATAATAGTACAAAAGAAACCGTTTATTTGGTTGGAAAAAAAGACAAAAATAACCAATTAAAATATGGCTTGTATTCTAATGCAAGAAAGCAAATTATTGATTTTGAATATGACGAATTTACTAACATTCAACATTATTCTAATGATGGTACTTTTTTATTCAAAGTTAAAAAAAACAATAAATTTGGTGTCATTCAAGCAGATGGAAAAATTTTGTTGCCAGCAAATTTTAGCGATTTAAAGGAAGTGCACAACAACTATCGTTCTGGAACAAAAGTGTTTCAAATTCAAAACAACACAAAATTTGGATTAATTTATTTAACCAACTCTGAAATTAAAGCACTCGAACCTATTTTTGATTATCCAATAAAAGGAGTAATTCCAAAATATCCAGAATATAAAAACAACAAAATAAGTAGCGCTAAAAAAAATCCAAAAACCATCTCGCTCATTGAATTAAAAGATGAATCAGGAGAATTCATGGGTTATGCAGATTTCAATGGAAAACAATTTTTTAAAGACTAA